GCGCGAAGCACTTCCCGCAGAACGACGTGATCCTCGTGCCGCTGCCGGTCAAGCACGGCGAGCCGCTGCAGGACGCCGCCCTCATCGCCTGGGTCGGCGACCTCATCGGCGCGCTCTACCCCGAGCCGGAGCCGGCGGCAGCGGCAGTGCAGGGCTGAGCGGATGCCCCGGGCGCGCGCCGCGCCGCACGGTCGCGCACCGGGGAGGGCACCCGAGACGACGGATGCCCCGGAGCCGGCGCCGCCCCCCGCGCGCGCCGCCCCGAGGCATCCGGAACCTCGTGCTTCGGAACCTAGCGCTTCGGAGTCTCCGGGCCCTCGATCTCGTCCTCGAACTCGGGACCCTCGCCGACGATGACGCTCGGCGCCTCGCCCACGGTCTCCTCGTGCTCCGGCGCGAGCGCCGCCTTCTTGTAGCGCGCCGACAGCATCGTGACGATGACCGCCGAGATGAGGATCGCGACGCCCGACCCGAGCAGCACCGCGAGCACGCCCTCGTTGCGCACGAGCACGTCGTCGCGGAACGCGAGCTCGTTCATGAGCAGCGCGACCGTGAAGCCGATGCCGCCGAGCGCACCCACGCCGACGAGGTCGCTGAACGTGAGCGGCTTCGATTCGGCGTTGCGATGCGTGAAGAGCCCGCCGATCCAGCCCGCGAGCGTGATGCCGATGATCTTGCCGAACGGCAGCGCCACCGCGATGCCCCAGAACGCCGGGCTGAGCTCGCTCGGCCGCACCTCGGGGAACGGCACCATGGCCGCGGTCAGCGCGAACAGCGGGAGGATGATGCCGTTCGTGTACGGCTCGACGACGTGCGCGACGCGACCGCCGGGGCGACGCGCGATCACGAAGCCGAGCAGCACGCCCGCGATGGTGGCGTGCACGCCCGACTGGTAGACGAAGTACCAGGTGAGCGCCGCGAGCACGACGAGCGCGACCGTGATCGGCACCTGCGGCTTGCGCGCGAGGATCCAGCGCGAGCGCGGGTTCATGAACCGGCTGAGCCCGGCGAACGCGACCAGCGCGATCGCGGCGAAGCCGAGGTACTCGAGCCGCACGTCGGCGGTGAAGAAGAACGCGATGATGAGGATCGCGACGAGGTCGTCGAGCACCGCCAGCGCGAGCAGGAACACGCGTACGCGGGTCGGGATCCAGCGCCCGAACAGCGCCAGCACGCCGAGCGCGAACGCGATGTCGGTCGCGGTCGGCACCGGCCAGCCGTTCAGCAGCTCCGGGGTGCCGGCGACGAACAGCAGGTAGACGCCGGCCGGCACGAGCACGCCGCCGAGGGCCGCGATGGTGGGCAGCGCGGCCTTCCGCACCGAGTTCAGCTCGCCGAGCACCAGCTCGCGCTTCAGCTCGACCGCGACCACGAAGAAGAACACCGCGAGCAGGCCGTCGGCGATCCAGTGCTCGGCCGAGAGGTCGAGGCCGATCCAGGTCATGTCGATGTGCGCCTCGATGAGGTGCAGCGCCTGCTCGCCGACCGGCGAGTTGGCGACCACCAGGCCGATCACGGCGGCGGAGAGCAGCAGCAGGGCGGCGTTGCGCTCGGAGCGGAGGAAGGTCATGAAGGCCTTTCGTGAGGTTGGGGACTGCGCCGGAGGTCGCGAC
This portion of the Agromyces rhizosphaerae genome encodes:
- the nhaA gene encoding Na+/H+ antiporter NhaA — protein: MTFLRSERNAALLLLSAAVIGLVVANSPVGEQALHLIEAHIDMTWIGLDLSAEHWIADGLLAVFFFVVAVELKRELVLGELNSVRKAALPTIAALGGVLVPAGVYLLFVAGTPELLNGWPVPTATDIAFALGVLALFGRWIPTRVRVFLLALAVLDDLVAILIIAFFFTADVRLEYLGFAAIALVAFAGLSRFMNPRSRWILARKPQVPITVALVVLAALTWYFVYQSGVHATIAGVLLGFVIARRPGGRVAHVVEPYTNGIILPLFALTAAMVPFPEVRPSELSPAFWGIAVALPFGKIIGITLAGWIGGLFTHRNAESKPLTFSDLVGVGALGGIGFTVALLMNELAFRDDVLVRNEGVLAVLLGSGVAILISAVIVTMLSARYKKAALAPEHEETVGEAPSVIVGEGPEFEDEIEGPETPKR